In Glycine max cultivar Williams 82 chromosome 7, Glycine_max_v4.0, whole genome shotgun sequence, a single window of DNA contains:
- the LOC100814036 gene encoding uncharacterized protein, which yields MLTILRHATRKRVRATLIKPPPNLLQISSTSVNSHTYTITQHYSHSTTMLPPAGTIVFNTVGRVQYGFDVFSVDLNHQQPPPHATADHRLTDGVSINFNAQFINPQNDVVFVSERTGSPRFYITKPDTKPQPLPFLPNALFHDRPIVKNGKLYFVSTHEENDAVFTSWSAVYSTAIDDSTATVKRLTPRGEVDYSPAVSLTGKFLGVASYRSRRWQTNDFRELQTEIVVFPESDPKNRVTVSERGGWPSWSQDSTIFFHRIAEDGWWSIFRVDLTDSELSESRNSPIRVTPPGLHCFTPAAFHDGKRVAVATRRRESNLRHVEIFDLESQTFQRITEDINPNFNHYNPFVSLDSRHLGYHRFRGESIQGEPIYPHLDKVLSPVRDLQLLRLNGSFPTFSPDGDFIAFNHGLDGNVNGGVKIVKSNGSKRWTLLKGRTCFHNAWSPTEKNVIYTSVGPIFESVYKTVQIARIEFDPVHLTNDREEVPFKLTILTREDTGNNAFPSCSPDGKSIVFRSGREGYKNLYIVDAVKGEFDGGIRRLTEGEWIDTMPCWSPKGDLIAFSSNRHDPKNSEVFGIYLVGPNGSGLRRVEVAKGVEGMKERLNHVCFSRDGEWLLFTANLGGVSAEPVGLPNQFQPYGDLYVVRLDGSGLRRLTCNAYENGTPTWHHGDLALCAPREDDGEGGQDWDKLKGEFQEPLWITCDI from the coding sequence atgttGACAATTCTACGTCATGCCACACGCAAAAGAGTAAGAGCAACACTTATTAAACCCCCACCGAATCTACTCCAAATCTCATCCACTTCAGTAAACAGTCACACTTACACTATCACACAGCATTACTCTCACTCAACAACAATGTTGCCGCCAGCGGGAACCATCGTATTCAACACCGTCGGAAGAGTCCAATACGGTTTCGACGTTTTCTCTGTCGACCTCAATCACCAACAGCCTCCGCCCCACGCCACCGCAGACCACCGCCTCACCGACGGTGTCTCGATTAACTTCAACGCACAATTCATTAACCCCCAAAACGACGTCGTCTTCGTATCCGAAAGAACCGGGTCGCCCCGCTTCTACATTACAAAACCCGACACTAAACCCCAGCCTTTACCCTTTCTGCCCAACGCTCTCTTCCACGATCGCCCAATCGTTAAAAACGGAAAGCTCTACTTCGTTTCCACGCACGAAGAAAACGACGCCGTTTTCACTAGCTGGAGCGCCGTTTACTCCACCGCCATAGATGACTCCACCGCCACCGTCAAGAGACTCACCCCGCGCGGCGAGGTGGACTACAGCCCCGCCGTCTCCCTCACCGGGAAATTCCTCGGCGTCGCTTCTTACCGCTCTCGCCGCTGGCAAACCAACGATTTCCGCGAACTCCAAACGGAGATCGTCGTTTTCCCCGAGTCCGATCCAAAAAACCGAGTCACGGTGAGCGAGCGCGGTGGCTGGCCATCGTGGTCCCAAGATTCAACCATTTTCTTCCACCGAATCGCCGAAGATGGATGGTGGAGCATCTTCCGCGTCGATTTAACCGATTCCGAACTTTCAGAATCTCGAAACTCGCCGATTCGCGTCACGCCGCCGGGGTTGCACTGTTTCACTCCGGCAGCTTTCCACGACGGAAAGCGCGTCGCGGTCGCAACTCGCCGGAGAGAAAGCAATTTAAGGCACGTCGAAATCTTCGATCTCGAATCGCAAACGTTCCAACGAATCACCGAAGACATAAACCCTAACTTTAACCATTACAACCCGTTCGTCTCGTTGGACTCTCGCCACCTCGGGTACCACCGATTCCGAGGCGAGTCGATTCAGGGCGAGCCAATATACCCGCACCTCGACAAAGTCCTCTCTCCGGTTCGCGACCTACAGTTACTCAGACTCAACGGTTCGTTTCCCACCTTCTCCCCCGACGGCGATTTCATCGCTTTCAACCACGGCTTAGACGGCAACGTTAACGGCGGCGTTAAAATCGTTAAATCGAACGGTTCCAAACGCTGGACGTTGCTCAAAGGACGAACGTGCTTCCACAACGCGTGGAGCCCAACGGAGAAGAACGTGATATACACCTCCGTCGGTCCAATCTTCGAGTCGGTTTATAAAACGGTTCAAATCGCGCGCATCGAGTTCGACCCGGTTCATTTAACTAACGACCGTGAAGAGGTTCCGTTTAAGTTAACGATTCTCACGAGAGAAGACACAGGGAACAATGCTTTTCCGTCATGCTCCCCTGACGGGAAGAGCATTGTGTTTCGGTCTGGAAGGGAAGGATACAAGAACTTGTACATAGTTGACGCTGTTAAAGGGGAGTTTGACGGCGGGATAAGGAGGTTGACGGAGGGGGAGTGGATCGATACGATGCCGTGTTGGTCGCCGAAAGGGGATTTGATAGCGTTTTCATCGAACAGGCATGACCCTAAGAATAGTGAGGTGTTTGGGATATATTTGGTGGGGCCAAATGGGAGTGGGTTGAGGAGGGTTGAGGTGGCAAAGGGGGTCGAAGGAATGAAAGAGAGGTTGAACCACGTGTGCTTCAGCCGCGACGGAGAGTGGTTGCTGTTCACGGCGAACTTGGGTGGCGTGAGTGCGGAGCCGGTGGGGCTGCCGAACCAGTTTCAGCCGTATGGGGATTTGTATGTGGTGAGGTTGGATGGGAGTGGGTTGAGGAGGCTGACGTGTAATGCGTATGAGAATGGGACGCCCACGTGGCACCATGGGGATTTGGCGCTGTGTGCTCCTAGAGAAGATGATGGCGAAGGAGGTCAGGATTGGGATAAGTTGAAGGGTGAGTTTCAAGAACCACTTTGGATCACGTGTGATATTTGA